In Equus caballus isolate H_3958 breed thoroughbred chromosome 7, TB-T2T, whole genome shotgun sequence, one DNA window encodes the following:
- the IPO7 gene encoding importin-7, with product MDPNTIIEALRGTMDPALREAAERQLNEAHKSLNFVSTLLQITMSEQLDLPVRQAGVIYLKNMITQYWPDRETAPGDISPYTIPEEDRHCIRENIVEAIIHSPELIRVQLTTCIHHIIKHDYPSRWTAIVDKIGFYLQSDNSACWLGILLCLYQLVKNYEYKKPEERNPLVAAMQHFLPVLKDRFIQLLSDQSDQSVLIQKQIFKIFYALVQYTLPLELINQQNLTEWIEILKTVVNRDVPNETLQVEEDDRPELPWWKCKKWALHILARLFERYGSPGNVSKEYNEFAEVFLKAFAVGVQQVLLKVLYQYKEKQYMAPRVLQQTLNYINQGVSHALTWKNLKPHIQGIIQDVIFPLMCYTDADEELWQEDPYEYIRMKFDVFEDFISPTTAAQTLLFTACSKRKEVLQKTMGFCYQILTEPNADPRKKDGALHMIGSLAEILLKKKIYKDQMEYMLQNHVFPLFSSELGYMRARACWVLHYFCEVKFKSDQNLQTALELTRRCLIDDREMPVKVEAAIALQVLISNQEKAKEYITPFIRPVMQALLHIIRETENDDLTNVIQKMICEYSEEVTPIAVEMTQHLAMTFNQVIQTGPDEEGSDDKAVTAMGILNTIDTLLSVVEDHKEITQQLEGICLQVIGTVLQQHVLEFYEEIFSLAHSLTCQQVSPQMWQLLPLVFEVFQQDGFDYFTDMMPLLHNYVTVDTDTLLSDTKYLEMIYSMCKKVLTGVAGEDAECHAAKLLEVIILQCKGRGIDQCIPLFVEAALERLTREVKTSELRTMCLQVAIAALYYNPHLLLNTLENLRFPNNVEPVTNHFITQWLNDVDCFLGLHDRKMCVLGLCALIDMEQIPQVLNQVSGQILPAFILLFNGLKRAYACHAEHENDSDDDDEAEDDDETEELGSDEDDIDEDGQEYLEILAKQAGEDGDDEDWEEDDAEETALEGYSTIIDDEDNPVDEYQIFKAIFQTIQSRNPVWYQALTHGLNEEQRKQLQDIATLADQRRAAHESKMIEKHGGYKFSAPVVPSSFNFGGPAPGMN from the exons gCGCACAAGTCTCTGAATTTTGTTTCAACACTGCTTCAGATTACTATGTCGGAACAACTGGATTTACCTGTGAGACAGGCAG GTGTTAtctatttgaaaaatatgataaCACAGTATTGGCCCGATCGGGAAACAGCACCAGGGGATATATCCCCTTATACTATTCCTGAAGAAGATCGACATTGTATTCGAGAAAATATTGTAGAAGCCATTATCCACTCTCCTGAACTTATCAg gGTACAGCTTACTACTTGCATTCATCATATCATCAAACATGATTATCCAAGCCGCTGGACTGCTATTGTGGACAAAATTGGCTTTTATCTTCAGTCTGATAACAGTGCTTGTTGGCTAGGAATTCTTCTTTGCCTTTATCAGCTTGTGAAAAATTATGA GTACAAGAAACCAGAAGAACGGAATCCCTTGGTAGCAGCAATGCAGCATTTCCTGCCAGTTCTAAAGGACCGTTTTATCCAGCTTCTTTCTGATCAGTCTGATCAATCTGTCCTCATTCAGAAACAAATTTTCAAGATCTTCTATGCTCTTGTTCAG tATACACTACCACTGGAGCTGATAAACCAACAGAACCTGACAGAAtggatagaaattttaaaaactgttgtGAACAGGGATGTACCTAAT GAAACACTTCAAGTTGAAGAAGATGATAGACCTGAGTTACCGTGGTGGAAATGTAAGAAGTGGGCTTTACATATCTTAGCAAGGCTTTTTGAAAG ATACGGAAGCCCTGGCAATGTATCCAAGGAGTATAACGAATTTGCCGAAGTATTTCTGAAGGCCTTTGCTGTTGGTGTCCAGCAA gttTTATTGAAGGTGTTGTATCAGTACAAGGAAAAGCAGTATATGGCTCCTCGAGTTTTACAACAgacattaaattatattaatcAAGGAGTTTCTCATGCCCTCACCTGGAAGAATCTGAAGCCTCATATACAA GGCATTATCCAAGATGTTATTTTTCCATTGATGTGCTATACAGATGCTGATGAGGAACTTTGGCAGGAAGACCCTTATGAATATATACGCATGAAGTTTG ATGTGTTTGAAGATTTCATTTCTCCTACCACTGCTGCCCAGACACTTTTGTTTACAGCCTGTAGTAAGAGGAAAGAG gTACTACAAAAGACTATGGGATTCTGCTACCAGATTCTtactgaaccaaatgccgatccTCGAAAAAAAGATGGAGCCCTGCATATGATTGGCTCTTTAGCCGAAATACTTCTGAAg aaaaagatcTACAAAGATCAGATGGAATACATGTTGCAGAATCATGTATTCCCTCTCTTCAGCAGTGAACTAGGCTACATGAGAGCAAGG gcttgcTGGGTCCTTCATTATTTTTGTGAAGTGAAGTTCAAAAGTGACCAGAACCTGCAAACAGCTTTAGAGCTGACACGAAGATGTCTGATTGATGATAGGGAAATGCCTGTGAAAGTGGAAGCTGCCATTGCACTTCAAGTGTTGATCAGCAATCAAGAAAAAG CTAAAGAATACATCACACCATTCATCAGACCTGTAATGCAGGCTCTTCTTCATATtataagagaaacagaaaatgatgATCTTACCAATGTAATTCAGAAAATGATCTGCGAGTATAGTGAAGAAGTTACTCCTATTGCAGTAGAAATGACACAACATTTG GCAATGACATTTAATCAAGTAATCCAGACTGGGCCAGATGAAGAAGGAAGTGATGACAAAGCAGTTACTGCTATGGGAATCCTGAATACCATCGACACACTTCTTAGTGTAGTTGAAGATCATAAAGAG ataaCCCAGCAGCTTGAGGGAATCTGCTTACAGGTCATTGGAACTGTTTTACAACAGCATGTCTTAG AATTCTATGAGGAGATCTTCTCTTTAGCACATAGTTTGACATGTCAGCAGGTGTCTCCGCAGATGTGGCAGCTACTACCTCTGGTATTTGAAGTTTTTCAGCAAGATGGCTTTGATTACTTCACAG ATATGATGCCTCTGCTCCATAATTATGTAACAGTTGATACAGACACACTTCTGTCTGATACCAAGTATCTTGAAATGATATACAGTATGTGCAAAAAG GTTCTTACAGGAGTTGCAGGAGAAGATGCAGAGTGCCATGCAGCAAAATTGTTAGAGGTCATCATTCTACAGTGCAAAGGGCGTGGCATTGATCAG TGCATTCCCTTATTTGTGGAAGCAGCTTTAGAGAGACTGACAAGAGAAGTGAAGACAAGTGAACTTCGAACAATGTGCCTGCAAGTTGCCATTGCAGCTTTGTATTATAATCCACACCTGCTTCTCAATACCTTAGAAAATCTTCGCTTCCCTAATAATGTTGAACCAGTTACAAATCATTTTATTACACAGTGGCTTAATGATGTTGATTGTTTCTTGGG gctTCATGACAGAAAGATGTGTGTTCTGGGCCTGTGTGCTCTTATTGATATGGAACAAATACCACAAGTTTTAAATCAGGTTTCTGGACAGATTTTGCCagcttttatccttttatttaatggattaaaaagagctTATGCCTGCCATGCAGAACACGAGAATGACAGTGACGATGATGATGAAGCTGAAGATGATGATGAAACGG AGGAATTGGGGAGTGATGAAGATGACATTGATGAAGATGGGCAGGAATATTTGGAGATACTGGCTAAGCAAGCAGGTGAAGATGGAGACGATGAAGACTGGGAAGAAGATGATGCTGAGGAGACTGCCCTGGAAGGCTATTCTACAATCATTGATGATGAAGATAATCCTGTTGATGAGTATCAGATATTTAAAGCTATATTTCAAA ctATACAAAGTCGTAATCCTGTGTGGTATCAGGCTCTGACTCATGGTCTTAATGAAGAACAAAGGAAACAGTTACAGGATATAGCAACTCTGGCTGATCAAAGAAGAGCAGCCCATG AATCCAAAATGATAGAAAAGCATGGAGGATACAAATTCAGTGCTCCAGTTGTGCCAAGTTCTTTCAATTTTGGAGGCCCGGCACCAGGGATGAATTGA